The genomic DNA ATTGGCGGACTGAGCCGATTTGCGGCTGCGCTGGGTGACGAACTGAACGTGAAGCTGGTTAGCACTGAGTCGTCCCAGAATTTGGTTGGCTTCCGCTTCGAGTTGGGGCAGCACATTTTCGATCATGAGTGCCTGGATACCGTTCTTGCCGAATGCCTGGGCGAGTTCCTGATGGACGCGATATTGGCGACGCAGAATTTGAAGCTGCTCCGTCATGGCGGTTTGCTGCTCACCCAGTAAGGCAAGCTGCTGTCGCTGCTGTTCTAGTCGTCCGAGGGCGGCAAATTGGGTATCGAGGCGCGATCGTCTGAGGAACATCTCCTGTTCGATCGTGCGAATGTCTGCTTCCGGATCGGGGGTTTGGGCGAGGGTGTGGTCGATCGCCTGAAGTTGAGCGGCGAGGGTCTGGAGGATCTGAGTGCGATCGTGCCAGAGTTCGGTGAGATCCTGAATGCGCTGACGGATTTGGGGGTAGTGCTGCTGTGCCTGGAGAAGTTCCTGATAGCGGAGGGGAATTTCCTGCACCTGTTTGAGGATTTGCCGCAGAGCAGTATGGCGTTCCAGGTCGTAGCCGATCGCCTCAAGGTGATGATCGATCGCGTCGATCTGCTGTTGCAGCGGAGAATGGGGGATTTCCTGAAGCTGCTGTTCTAATGTGGCGATCGCTTCAAGAATTTCGGGTTCGCGTTCGGCAAGCTGTGCCTGTTTGCGTTGAGCGGTCTTGAGTTCTGCCTGTTTGACTTCTGCCCATCGCCAGCGATCGACCTGTCCGCGTGCTAAGGCATGGTTGCGATCGTCGTAGCCTAATTCAGCCAGTCGGCGATCGAGCAAGCGCAGTTCCTCCTGTAAATCGGTGGCGTAGTCCTGCTGCTGAAGCGATCGTTCGAGTTCAATTTGTTCTGCCGTAACTTGTTGCAGACGGGTTTGCGCTTCGGAGATGCCCTGCAACTGCTGCTGTAATTGTCCACGTCGTTCGAGTACGGTGGCATATTGCTCTAGCTCAACTTCAACCGCCCGATATTCCTGCCGCAACACGCGAATTTCTCGATCGGAGGTCGTCAACTGTTCGCGAATCACCCAAAGCTGATCCTGAAGTTCCTTTTGCTGCTGCTGATGCCGTTCGATCACCAGATGCCAGTGCTGTTCATCCAGAGGGCGATCGCATAGCGGACAGGGGGGAAAGTCCGAGGGCAGGCGGGGTTCGGTGGCAGTCAGAACAGATAATTGTGCCTCAAGCTGAGACTGTTCTGCGTCGTGGGCGGGTCTGCCTGCGTGGATTAACTGGTGAATGCCCGATGCGGCATCCTGCTGAAGCATTCGCAGTTTGTGATCGAGTTCGGCGAGTTCTCGTTCGCATTTGCGCTGCTGTTCCTGCAAGCGTTCCATGAAGGTGCGCCGCTCCATGCCTTTCTCGCGAACCTGCTGCTGGTAGTAGCGGCGTTTTTCCAGGTAGGCGATCTGCTCGGAGACGGTGAGGGTTGCCTGTTGTAGATGGGGCTGGGTTTGCTGCTGTACCTCCAATTGTTTTCGCAAGGACTGGACTTCTTCCAATCGGGCGGTGAGTTTTGCCTGGGCGCGATCGATTTGCGTTTGTACCTGCTGTCGGCGCTGCGTCAGGGGAGATGCCTGCATTTGAATTTGATCGAGCTGAGCGAGGTGCGATCGTGCCTGCCGCAATTGTTCCAATGCCGCTTCGATTTCGGGTGTTCTAACGAGAATCTGCTGGATTTCCTGCTGCTGCTGGGCGATCGTCTCCTGCTGAAGCTGTGCCTGCCGAAGCTGATCTTTGATGTGCTGAATCTGGGTCTGCTGCTGCTGCTCAAGCTGACTGCGCTGGGCTAGGGCTTTCTGATGCGCCTGAAACTTGGCGGTAAGCTGCTCCTCTTCTCGCTGAAGCTGCTGATACTGGGCGTACTGGGTGGCGATCGTCTCCCCGTTCTGCAAAAGCGTTTCTAGCTGGATCTGCTGCTGCTGAAGAGTCTTAATTTCCTGCTGAAGCCGCTGACAGTCTTGCTTGAGGGGCTGAACCTGCTGCTGCTGAAGGGTTTGCTGCTGTCTCCACGCCTGCCGCTGCTGCTGCAATTGGCGAAGTTCCGCAAGCCGATCGCCATCCTGCTGCTGTTCGGTCTGCAACTGCTGAATCGTTTCCCGCAGCGTGGTTTCATCTGCTTCTAAACTCGGCTGAGACAGTTGGGCGGCGATCGTCTCTAAATTGCGTTCCAGAACCGTAATTTCGGCTTTCAACTGGCGCGATCGTTCCTTTGCCTGCTCTGCAAGTTCGTCGTACTGTTCGAGTTTCAGGAGATCGGCGAGGATTTGTTTGCGATCGGTGGGACGTTTGAGCATGAATTCGTCCGCTCGTCCCTGCCGCAGATAGGCGGAGTTGATAAATGTCTCGTAGTCCAGCTTGAGGTGCTGCAAAATGAGCTGCTGCGTTGCCCGAATGCCCTTTTCCGTCAGGGTGCGGAATCCGTTGGGCGTTTGTACCTGAAACTCTAGCGAACTGGCTTGTCCTCGCCGCCGACTGCGAATGACGCGATAGGTGTGCTGCTGGTACTGAAATACAAAATCCACCTGAGCCTCGATCGACCCCTGGTGAATTACATCGTCTTCGCTGAGTGCCCGACTTGCCCCCCACAGTGCCCAGGCAATTGCTTCTAGAAGGGATGATTTTCCGGCTCCGTTTGCACCACAAATACAGGCAACATTTAAACCGCGAAAATCGAGGGTTGCCTCACGGTAGCTGAGGAAATTTTTGAGGGTAAGCTGCTGCGGAATCACGGAACGTCAGCCC from Leptolyngbya ohadii IS1 includes the following:
- a CDS encoding AAA family ATPase, with product MIPQQLTLKNFLSYREATLDFRGLNVACICGANGAGKSSLLEAIAWALWGASRALSEDDVIHQGSIEAQVDFVFQYQQHTYRVIRSRRRGQASSLEFQVQTPNGFRTLTEKGIRATQQLILQHLKLDYETFINSAYLRQGRADEFMLKRPTDRKQILADLLKLEQYDELAEQAKERSRQLKAEITVLERNLETIAAQLSQPSLEADETTLRETIQQLQTEQQQDGDRLAELRQLQQQRQAWRQQQTLQQQQVQPLKQDCQRLQQEIKTLQQQQIQLETLLQNGETIATQYAQYQQLQREEEQLTAKFQAHQKALAQRSQLEQQQQTQIQHIKDQLRQAQLQQETIAQQQQEIQQILVRTPEIEAALEQLRQARSHLAQLDQIQMQASPLTQRRQQVQTQIDRAQAKLTARLEEVQSLRKQLEVQQQTQPHLQQATLTVSEQIAYLEKRRYYQQQVREKGMERRTFMERLQEQQRKCERELAELDHKLRMLQQDAASGIHQLIHAGRPAHDAEQSQLEAQLSVLTATEPRLPSDFPPCPLCDRPLDEQHWHLVIERHQQQQKELQDQLWVIREQLTTSDREIRVLRQEYRAVEVELEQYATVLERRGQLQQQLQGISEAQTRLQQVTAEQIELERSLQQQDYATDLQEELRLLDRRLAELGYDDRNHALARGQVDRWRWAEVKQAELKTAQRKQAQLAEREPEILEAIATLEQQLQEIPHSPLQQQIDAIDHHLEAIGYDLERHTALRQILKQVQEIPLRYQELLQAQQHYPQIRQRIQDLTELWHDRTQILQTLAAQLQAIDHTLAQTPDPEADIRTIEQEMFLRRSRLDTQFAALGRLEQQRQQLALLGEQQTAMTEQLQILRRQYRVHQELAQAFGKNGIQALMIENVLPQLEAEANQILGRLSANQLHVQFVTQRSRKSAQSANKLIDTLDILISDTQGTRPYETYSGGEAFRVNFAIRLALARLLAQRSGTALQLLIIDEGFGTQDDAGCDRLIAAINAIAPDFACILTVTHIPHLKEAFQTRIEVYKTEQGSQLRLSV